One Carassius auratus strain Wakin chromosome 16, ASM336829v1, whole genome shotgun sequence genomic window carries:
- the LOC113116160 gene encoding uncharacterized protein LOC113116160, whose amino-acid sequence MNMSRNARDCERTTFKRQHLSLSDLKEMELQHGYLYKNNIPAYPESVEFCIQKVSHVTGESGLRAIFLDSGFRQPPHLVDNDQPHFLWWSLAVTPDDIYSAEERFLTSLFPHRSSAQIYNQPPVLEHFTSSKAFQEKSSYGNFCFTFSLKELLWHYSKQFCGDQSPVLRVYETVLFKQEIQYTVVVHPRHVNLYDDLMRLPSQSDGVCGYRKGAMWWRCQAPSDIYNKRLEVKRYDGGIDVRPHHKDEYYVWDHVCVAFHMEPGWVLNVDRNRLLKRVNACEVSPPCLLRPPETPLSLNEAKRKLVDIKAEFG is encoded by the coding sequence ATGAACATGAGTCGAAATGCACGTGACTGTGAGCGGACGACTTTTAAGCGACAGCATCTGAGTCTGTCAGACCTAAAAGAAATGGAGTTACAGCATGGATACCTGTATAAGAACAATATCCCTGCTTATCCTGAATCTGTGGAGTTCTGTATTCAGAAAGTGTCTCATGTCACTGGAGAAAGTGGTCTTAGGGCTATTTTTCTCGATTCAGGTTTCAGACAGCCACCGCACCTGGTAGATAATGATCAGCCCCATTTCCTCTGGTGGAGTTTAGCAGTCACACCTGATGACATATACTCAGCTGAGGAGCGCTTCCTCACGTCTTTATTCCCTCATCGAAGTTCTGCCCAAATTTACAACCAGCCACCCGTCCTTGAGCACTTCACCAGCTCAAAGGCATTCCAGGAGAAATCTTCCTATGGAAACTTTTGCTtcactttttcactgaaggagcTTCTCTGGCACTACAGCAAGCAGTTTTGTGGTGACCAAAGTCCAGTTCTGCGTGTGTATGAGACTGTGCTTTTCAAACAAGAGATTCAATATACAGTTGTAGTGCATCCTCGGCATGTAAACCTTTACGATGATTTAATGCGACTTCCAAGTCAGAGTGATGGTGTGTGTGGGTACCGTAAGGGGGCCATGTGGTGGCGATGTCAAGCCCCCTCTGATATCTATAATAAAAGGCTTGAAGTGAAGCGCTATGATGGAGGAATTGATGTGAGACCTCATCACAAAGATGAATACTACGTCTGGGATCATGTGTGTGTAGCTTTCCACATGGAACCGGGGTGGGTGTTGAACGTGGATCGGAACAGACTGTTAAAAAGGGTGAATGCATGTGAAGTGTCTCCTCCATGTCTTCTGAGACCTCCGGAGACTCCATTGAGTTTAAACGAGGCTAAACGTAAATTAGTTGATATTAAGGCCGAATTTGGCTAG
- the LOC113116162 gene encoding Golgi-associated plant pathogenesis-related protein 1-like, whose amino-acid sequence MGKSASRLFCEEVLKTHNEYRRKHQAPPLKLCSKLSNEAARYAESLASTRILKHSVESSRGNCGENLAWASYDQTGKDVSDRWYNEVNQYNFNQPGFSSATGHFTAMVWKSSKKLGVGKAVASDGSTFVVARYFPAGNITNQGHFQANVLPPKN is encoded by the exons ATGGGGAAGTCAG CCTCCAGGCTTTTTTGTGAAGAGGTACTGAAGACTCATAATGAGTACAGGAGAAAACATCAAGCCCCACCTTTAAAACTCTGCAGTAAACTGAGCAATGAAGCAGCACG ATATGCTGAGAGCCTCGCAAGCACCAGAATCCTGAAGCACAGTGTTGAGTCTAGTAGAGGAAACTGTGGAGAAAATTTAGCATGGGCATCTTATGATCAAACTG GTAAAGATGTGTCGGATCGCTGGTATAATGAAGTGAACCAGTACAACTTCAACCAGCCAGGATTCTCCTCTGCAACTG GTCACTTCACTGCAATGGTGTGGAAAAGCTCGAAGAAACTTGGTGTTGGTAAAGCTGTGGCCTCCGATGGTTCTACTTTTGTAGTGGCACGTTATTTCCCCGCCGGCAACATTACCAATCAGGGCCACTTCCAGGCCAATGTCCTGCCCCCCAAAAACTGA